A single window of Salmo salar chromosome ssa21, Ssal_v3.1, whole genome shotgun sequence DNA harbors:
- the LOC106581656 gene encoding uncharacterized protein isoform X22, with product MNAVHLTIENCSLSKEDSERYSRPTQRHTSISDDDERMSVGSRGSVRVEDRDYLEKGSRAASTLSAATLASLGGSSSRRESGETSITGDTETSIREIKEIHELKDQIQDVESKYMQSLKEVKDTLVEVEEKYRKAMVSNAQLDNEKNNLMYQVDTLKDSLMELEELLSESRREYEGKSKDFEREKHAHGVLQFQFNEMKETLKQSEALLTEIRQMRLKQDGFVREISDLQETVEWKDKKIGALERQKEYSDAIRNERDELRDEVVQLKDILKKQGIVLRPDLTANGETLELGTEGSASGDPASQLAQNSQMSPMEGGNSMLGRAQETELGSRGDKVVDPGRSRQQEDTHEEEAQENHLTSPTPCSLVGVSETETSREAQPVSPTLGEEVEGSDVNKDSDNGIPVVEVKSGPVCDSEVLVVVTGPEEEVTVAGEGYEAAGVEGTGQGRVEVASKGEMGIKNDKADEAETKAVKSSDDTKETSSKEPTSEYGAAAEQEKNESSKEDVKCLDSYPLPRETIEDTMKNGTQISQGTDLDTPKSPVESNPESQPEPQKTKKAEALPEITDLQPQAQAGNKKKKGKKKKGETQSDVKQKDHKKSTTEKCVVSMTNGTQISLGTDLDTPKSPVESNPEPQPEPQKTKKAYVLPETTDMQPQSQGGKKKKKGKKKGEKQGDETQGDKMSKTEKDEVSTPTDKEPVEAVGEGVITIETQQHLEGTSSSPDRELQSPEQKAQTIAEEGLNLKEEQLEEDRVEVKSEEPTIEVSLTDQAKSEEVVSKKKKKKMKKDKQPTMESEKSEGEISVLSLESNIGIVDPVDHSKCITSAYNPMEELESTTNTGTQKDESGYTTNPDNFGDCLNSSADPKCPLDSKQSTAGNSNKEEDTIKVSVEEAQTIQDTKEQGNNFHSPIVLRPELKKSVEPEDLIFHDGVTTHPDQANENATQDLKEAGQDKQIGSPEERTNALEHEYTSMALPANVEKCNNSADEKCCSISLDCNCPAAETIRLPEQLVDLPGCLVTDRHLYENNRTETLDAEEASNGGISIETELNDTETRLQDPLKETPVTIDSFREQSHNESGPCTMLAKAEEQDDPIEAKLEGNKVPGPSEQWNDEENENEGQSFDFSDLVSVVPANVFPITSQEEVSQEMRTMLVGYKIEVEPGKAKANKEEEDDKPQDTEGVSMIVAQQSVDGRSDNAPEELRSPEEKAQTIVDGQNVNEEQQLITLEEGVSVTYKQKDIVEEGMSVTVEQQGVEERERQQNATEVEALPVEEGEEAIQYGSQQGRRESSQSTEDSAEGNNEQSRTGLKKGSKKVKGKGKEDCRMS from the exons GTGGAGGACAGAGATTACCTGGAAAAGGGATCTCGAGCCGCTTCCACCCTATCGGCAGCCACCCTCGCCTCGCTGGGTGGGTCTTCCTCCCGGAGAGAAAGTGGTGAAACGTCAATCACTGGCGACACAGAAACCTCCATACGAGAGATCAAG GAGATTCATGAGCTGAAGGATCAGATCCAAGATGTGGAGTCAAAGTACATGCAGAGCCTCAAAGAAGTCAAG GATACCttagtggaggtggaggagaagtaCCGCAAGGCCATGGTGTCCAACGCCCAGCTGGACAACGAGAAGAACAACCTGATGTACCAGGTGGACACGCTGAAGGACTCACTCATGGAGCTGGAGGAGCTGCTGTCCGAGTCACGCCGCGAGTACGAAGGGAAGAGCAAG GACTTTGAGCGTGAGAAACATGCCCACGGCGTGCTGCAGTTCCAGTTCAACGAGATGAAGGAAACGCTAAAACAGAGCGAGGCGTTACTAACA GAGATCCGTCAGATGCGTCTCAAGCAGGACGGCTTTGTTAGGGAAATCTCTGACCTGCAGGAAACCGTGGAGTGGAAGGATAAAAAGATTGGG GCCTTAGAGCGGCAAAAGGAGTATTCGGATGCCATCCGAAATGAGCGGGATGAGCTCAGGGATGAGGTGGTCCAGCTGAAAGACATTCTGAAG AAACAAGGAATTGTCCTCAGACCTGACCTGACTGCCAATGGGGAAACGCTGGAGTTGGGAACTGAAGGGTCAGCCAGTGGAGATCCAGCTTCTCAATTGGCTCAGAACTCCCAGATGTCGCCCATGGAAGGGGGGAACAGCATGCTTG GCAGAGCTCAGGAGACGGAGTTGGGAAGTAGAGGAGATAAGGTGGTGGATCCAGGAAGGTCCAGGCAGCAAGAGGATACACACGAGGAGGAGGCTCAAGAGAACCATCTGACCTCGCCCACCCCGTGTAGCCTTGTTGGTGTTTCTGAAACAGAAACATCAAGGGAGGCTCAGCCAGTCTCGCCCACATTGGGGGAAGAGGTTGAAGGCAGTGATGTCAACAAAGACTCTGACAATGGCATACCAGTAGTAGAGGTCAAAAGTGGACCGGTCTGTGATTCTGAGGTACTTGTGGTTGTAACAGGTCCTGAGGAAGAGGTTACAGTAGCGGGGGAGGGGTATGAAGCAGCAGGTGTAGAGGGGACAGGGCAAGGCAGAGTAGAGGTTGCAAGCAAAGGGGAAATGGGAATAAAAAATGACAAGGCAGATGAGGCAGAGACCAAAGCTGTCAAGAGCAGTGACGACACCAAAGAGACGTCCTCAAAAGAGCCGACCTCAGAATATGGTGCAGCAGCTGAACAAGAGAAAAACGAATCAAGTAAAGAGGACGTGAAATGTTTAGACTCGTATCCTCTGCCTAGGGAAACCATTGAGGACACCATGAAAAATGGCACACAGATTAGCCAAGGGACAGACCTTGATACTCCTAAGAGCCCAGTCGAATCAAACCCTGAGTCTCAACCTGAGCCTCAGAAAACAAAAAAGGCTGAAGCGTTACCAGAGATAACTGACCTGCAGCCACAGGCCCAAGCAGGCAACAAGAAGAAGAAAGGCAAGAAGAAGAAGGGAGAGACACAAAGCGATGTAAAGCAGAAAGACCATAAGAAGAGCACAACAGAAAAGTGTGTAGTCTCCATGACAAATGGCACACAGATTAGCCTAGGGACAGACCTTGATACTCCTAAGAGCCCAGTTGAATCAAACCCTGAGCCTCAACCTGAGCCTCAGAAAACAAAAAAGGCATATGTGTTACCAGAGACCACTGACATGCAGCCACAGTCCCAAGGAggcaagaagaaaaagaaaggcAAGAAGAAGGGAGAGAAACAAGGTGATGAAACACAGGGAGATAAGATGAGCAAAACAGAAAAGGATGAGGTCTCCACCCCAACCGATAAGGAGCCAGTAGAGGCGGTAGGAGAGGGGGTTATCACAATAGAGACACAGCAGCATCTAGAGGGGACCAGTAGTTCACCAGATCGAGAGCTCCAAAGCCCTGAACAAAAAGCACAAACCATAGCTGAGGAGGGACTGAACCTGAAGGAAGAACAACTAGAAGAAGACCGAGTAGAGGTTAAAAGCGAGGAGCCTACCATTGAAGTATCTCTGACTGACCAAGCTAAGAGTGAGGAAGTTGTctcaaagaagaaaaagaagaaaatgAAAAAGGACAAACAACCTACAATGGAATCAGAGAAATCAGAAGGCGAGATATCAGTATTATCCCTTGAGTCCAACATTGGTATTGTTGATCCTGTTGATCACTCCAAGTGTATAACCAGCGCTTATAACCCGATGGAGGAATTAGAATCGACAACAAATACTGGTACCCAAAAGGACGAGTCAGGGTACACAACCAACCCTGATAACTTTGGAGACTGTTTGAACTCTTCAGCTGACCCAAAATGTCCATTGGACTCGAAACAGTCCACAGCTGGGAATTCAAACAAAGAGGAAGATACAATCAAGGTCTCAGTTGAAGAGGCTCAAACAATCCAAGACACAAAGGAACAGGGGAATAACTTTCACAGTCCCATCGTTCTAAGACCAGAGCTCAAGAAGAGCGTGGAACCTGAAGACCTTATCTTCCATGATGGTGTCACTACTCACCCAGACCAGGCTAATGAAAATGCGACACAAGACCTAAAAGAGGCAGGTCAGGATAAACAAATTGGGAGCCCAGAAGAGCGTACAAATGCACTTGAACATGAATACACTTCAATGGCACTGCCAGCAAATGTAGAGAAATGCAACAATTCAGCAGATGAAAAATGTTGTAGCATATCGCTTGACTGCAACTGCCCTGCTGCTGAGACCATAAGACTGCCTGAACAATTGGTGGATCTACCTGGTTGTCTAGTCACTGACAGGCACTTGTATGAAAACAACAGGACAGAAACACTTGATGCAGAAGAGGCATCAAATGGGGGGATCTCTATAGAGACCGAGCTGAATGATACAGAGACACGACTACAGGACCCATTAAAAGAAACTCCGGTGACAATTGACTCTTTTAGGGAACAGAGCCACAATGAAAGTGGACCATGCACTATGCTGGCTAAAGCAGAAGAGCAAGATGATCCCATTGAGGCCAAGCTGGAGGGTAACAAGGTACCTGGACCCAGTGAGCAGTGGAATGACGAGGAGAATGAAAATGAGGGTCAATCGTTTGACTTTTCTGACCTAGTTTCAGTGGTTCCTGCAAATGTATTCCCAATAACATCCCAAGAGGAGGTCAGCCAGGAAATGAGAACGATGTTGGTAGGATACAAAATAGAGGTAGAGCCTGGTAAAGCGAAGGCTaacaaggaagaggaggatgacaaACCTCAGGACACAGAGGGAGTTAGCATGATAGTGGCACAGCAATCAGTTGATGGGCGGTCAGATAATGCACCAGAGGAGCTCCGAAGCCCTGAAGAAAAAGCACAAACCATAGTTGATGGCCAGAACGTGAATGAAGAACAACAACTAATCACattagaggaaggggttagtgtaacatacaaacagaaagacaTTGTAGAGGAGGGAATGagtgtgactgttgaacagcaagGTGTAGAAGAGCGCGAGAGGCAGCAGAATGCAACTGAGGTAGAGGCTTTGCCagtagaggagggggaagaggcaatCCAGTATGGGTCACAGCAGGGTAGAAGAGAAAGTAGTCAAAGTACAGAGGATTCAGCAGAGGGCAACAATGAGCAATCTAGGACAGGCTTGAAAAAAGGCAGTAAGAAAGTAAAAGGCAAGGGAAAAGAGGACTGCCGAATGTCCTAG
- the LOC106581656 gene encoding uncharacterized protein isoform X19 translates to MGTQGTGRKRNPNKDRSTAEDDALNLISREAEARLAAKRAARAEAREIRMKELERQQKEISDDDERMSVGSRGSVRVEDRDYLEKGSRAASTLSAATLASLGGSSSRRESGETSITGDTETSIREIKEIHELKDQIQDVESKYMQSLKEVKDTLVEVEEKYRKAMVSNAQLDNEKNNLMYQVDTLKDSLMELEELLSESRREYEGKSKDFEREKHAHGVLQFQFNEMKETLKQSEALLTEIRQMRLKQDGFVREISDLQETVEWKDKKIGALERQKEYSDAIRNERDELRDEVVQLKDILKKQGIVLRPDLTANGETLELGTEGSASGDPASQLAQNSQMSPMEGGNSMLGRAQETELGSRGDKVVDPGRSRQQEDTHEEEAQENHLTSPTPCSLVGVSETETSREAQPVSPTLGEEVEGSDVNKDSDNGIPVVEVKSGPVCDSEVLVVVTGPEEEVTVAGEGYEAAGVEGTGQGRVEVASKGEMGIKNDKADEAETKAVKSSDDTKETSSKEPTSEYGAAAEQEKNESSKEDVKCLDSYPLPRETIEDTMKNGTQISQGTDLDTPKSPVESNPESQPEPQKTKKAEALPEITDLQPQAQAGNKKKKGKKKKGETQSDVKQKDHKKSTTEKCVVSMTNGTQISLGTDLDTPKSPVESNPEPQPEPQKTKKAYVLPETTDMQPQSQGGKKKKKGKKKGEKQGDETQGDKMSKTEKDEVSTPTDKEPVEAVGEGVITIETQQHLEGTSSSPDRELQSPEQKAQTIAEEGLNLKEEQLEEDRVEVKSEEPTIEVSLTDQAKSEEVVSKKKKKKMKKDKQPTMESEKSEGEISVLSLESNIGIVDPVDHSKCITSAYNPMEELESTTNTGTQKDESGYTTNPDNFGDCLNSSADPKCPLDSKQSTAGNSNKEEDTIKVSVEEAQTIQDTKEQGNNFHSPIVLRPELKKSVEPEDLIFHDGVTTHPDQANENATQDLKEAGQDKQIGSPEERTNALEHEYTSMALPANVEKCNNSADEKCCSISLDCNCPAAETIRLPEQLVDLPGCLVTDRHLYENNRTETLDAEEASNGGISIETELNDTETRLQDPLKETPVTIDSFREQSHNESGPCTMLAKAEEQDDPIEAKLEGNKVPGPSEQWNDEENENEGQSFDFSDLVSVVPANVFPITSQEEVSQEMRTMLVGYKIEVEPGKAKANKEEEDDKPQDTEGVSMIVAQQSVDGRSDNAPEELRSPEEKAQTIVDGQNVNEEQQLITLEEGVSVTYKQKDIVEEGMSVTVEQQGVEERERQQNATEVEALPVEEGEEAIQYGSQQGRRESSQSTEDSAEGNNEQSRTGLKKGSKKVKGKGKEDCRMS, encoded by the exons GTGGAGGACAGAGATTACCTGGAAAAGGGATCTCGAGCCGCTTCCACCCTATCGGCAGCCACCCTCGCCTCGCTGGGTGGGTCTTCCTCCCGGAGAGAAAGTGGTGAAACGTCAATCACTGGCGACACAGAAACCTCCATACGAGAGATCAAG GAGATTCATGAGCTGAAGGATCAGATCCAAGATGTGGAGTCAAAGTACATGCAGAGCCTCAAAGAAGTCAAG GATACCttagtggaggtggaggagaagtaCCGCAAGGCCATGGTGTCCAACGCCCAGCTGGACAACGAGAAGAACAACCTGATGTACCAGGTGGACACGCTGAAGGACTCACTCATGGAGCTGGAGGAGCTGCTGTCCGAGTCACGCCGCGAGTACGAAGGGAAGAGCAAG GACTTTGAGCGTGAGAAACATGCCCACGGCGTGCTGCAGTTCCAGTTCAACGAGATGAAGGAAACGCTAAAACAGAGCGAGGCGTTACTAACA GAGATCCGTCAGATGCGTCTCAAGCAGGACGGCTTTGTTAGGGAAATCTCTGACCTGCAGGAAACCGTGGAGTGGAAGGATAAAAAGATTGGG GCCTTAGAGCGGCAAAAGGAGTATTCGGATGCCATCCGAAATGAGCGGGATGAGCTCAGGGATGAGGTGGTCCAGCTGAAAGACATTCTGAAG AAACAAGGAATTGTCCTCAGACCTGACCTGACTGCCAATGGGGAAACGCTGGAGTTGGGAACTGAAGGGTCAGCCAGTGGAGATCCAGCTTCTCAATTGGCTCAGAACTCCCAGATGTCGCCCATGGAAGGGGGGAACAGCATGCTTG GCAGAGCTCAGGAGACGGAGTTGGGAAGTAGAGGAGATAAGGTGGTGGATCCAGGAAGGTCCAGGCAGCAAGAGGATACACACGAGGAGGAGGCTCAAGAGAACCATCTGACCTCGCCCACCCCGTGTAGCCTTGTTGGTGTTTCTGAAACAGAAACATCAAGGGAGGCTCAGCCAGTCTCGCCCACATTGGGGGAAGAGGTTGAAGGCAGTGATGTCAACAAAGACTCTGACAATGGCATACCAGTAGTAGAGGTCAAAAGTGGACCGGTCTGTGATTCTGAGGTACTTGTGGTTGTAACAGGTCCTGAGGAAGAGGTTACAGTAGCGGGGGAGGGGTATGAAGCAGCAGGTGTAGAGGGGACAGGGCAAGGCAGAGTAGAGGTTGCAAGCAAAGGGGAAATGGGAATAAAAAATGACAAGGCAGATGAGGCAGAGACCAAAGCTGTCAAGAGCAGTGACGACACCAAAGAGACGTCCTCAAAAGAGCCGACCTCAGAATATGGTGCAGCAGCTGAACAAGAGAAAAACGAATCAAGTAAAGAGGACGTGAAATGTTTAGACTCGTATCCTCTGCCTAGGGAAACCATTGAGGACACCATGAAAAATGGCACACAGATTAGCCAAGGGACAGACCTTGATACTCCTAAGAGCCCAGTCGAATCAAACCCTGAGTCTCAACCTGAGCCTCAGAAAACAAAAAAGGCTGAAGCGTTACCAGAGATAACTGACCTGCAGCCACAGGCCCAAGCAGGCAACAAGAAGAAGAAAGGCAAGAAGAAGAAGGGAGAGACACAAAGCGATGTAAAGCAGAAAGACCATAAGAAGAGCACAACAGAAAAGTGTGTAGTCTCCATGACAAATGGCACACAGATTAGCCTAGGGACAGACCTTGATACTCCTAAGAGCCCAGTTGAATCAAACCCTGAGCCTCAACCTGAGCCTCAGAAAACAAAAAAGGCATATGTGTTACCAGAGACCACTGACATGCAGCCACAGTCCCAAGGAggcaagaagaaaaagaaaggcAAGAAGAAGGGAGAGAAACAAGGTGATGAAACACAGGGAGATAAGATGAGCAAAACAGAAAAGGATGAGGTCTCCACCCCAACCGATAAGGAGCCAGTAGAGGCGGTAGGAGAGGGGGTTATCACAATAGAGACACAGCAGCATCTAGAGGGGACCAGTAGTTCACCAGATCGAGAGCTCCAAAGCCCTGAACAAAAAGCACAAACCATAGCTGAGGAGGGACTGAACCTGAAGGAAGAACAACTAGAAGAAGACCGAGTAGAGGTTAAAAGCGAGGAGCCTACCATTGAAGTATCTCTGACTGACCAAGCTAAGAGTGAGGAAGTTGTctcaaagaagaaaaagaagaaaatgAAAAAGGACAAACAACCTACAATGGAATCAGAGAAATCAGAAGGCGAGATATCAGTATTATCCCTTGAGTCCAACATTGGTATTGTTGATCCTGTTGATCACTCCAAGTGTATAACCAGCGCTTATAACCCGATGGAGGAATTAGAATCGACAACAAATACTGGTACCCAAAAGGACGAGTCAGGGTACACAACCAACCCTGATAACTTTGGAGACTGTTTGAACTCTTCAGCTGACCCAAAATGTCCATTGGACTCGAAACAGTCCACAGCTGGGAATTCAAACAAAGAGGAAGATACAATCAAGGTCTCAGTTGAAGAGGCTCAAACAATCCAAGACACAAAGGAACAGGGGAATAACTTTCACAGTCCCATCGTTCTAAGACCAGAGCTCAAGAAGAGCGTGGAACCTGAAGACCTTATCTTCCATGATGGTGTCACTACTCACCCAGACCAGGCTAATGAAAATGCGACACAAGACCTAAAAGAGGCAGGTCAGGATAAACAAATTGGGAGCCCAGAAGAGCGTACAAATGCACTTGAACATGAATACACTTCAATGGCACTGCCAGCAAATGTAGAGAAATGCAACAATTCAGCAGATGAAAAATGTTGTAGCATATCGCTTGACTGCAACTGCCCTGCTGCTGAGACCATAAGACTGCCTGAACAATTGGTGGATCTACCTGGTTGTCTAGTCACTGACAGGCACTTGTATGAAAACAACAGGACAGAAACACTTGATGCAGAAGAGGCATCAAATGGGGGGATCTCTATAGAGACCGAGCTGAATGATACAGAGACACGACTACAGGACCCATTAAAAGAAACTCCGGTGACAATTGACTCTTTTAGGGAACAGAGCCACAATGAAAGTGGACCATGCACTATGCTGGCTAAAGCAGAAGAGCAAGATGATCCCATTGAGGCCAAGCTGGAGGGTAACAAGGTACCTGGACCCAGTGAGCAGTGGAATGACGAGGAGAATGAAAATGAGGGTCAATCGTTTGACTTTTCTGACCTAGTTTCAGTGGTTCCTGCAAATGTATTCCCAATAACATCCCAAGAGGAGGTCAGCCAGGAAATGAGAACGATGTTGGTAGGATACAAAATAGAGGTAGAGCCTGGTAAAGCGAAGGCTaacaaggaagaggaggatgacaaACCTCAGGACACAGAGGGAGTTAGCATGATAGTGGCACAGCAATCAGTTGATGGGCGGTCAGATAATGCACCAGAGGAGCTCCGAAGCCCTGAAGAAAAAGCACAAACCATAGTTGATGGCCAGAACGTGAATGAAGAACAACAACTAATCACattagaggaaggggttagtgtaacatacaaacagaaagacaTTGTAGAGGAGGGAATGagtgtgactgttgaacagcaagGTGTAGAAGAGCGCGAGAGGCAGCAGAATGCAACTGAGGTAGAGGCTTTGCCagtagaggagggggaagaggcaatCCAGTATGGGTCACAGCAGGGTAGAAGAGAAAGTAGTCAAAGTACAGAGGATTCAGCAGAGGGCAACAATGAGCAATCTAGGACAGGCTTGAAAAAAGGCAGTAAGAAAGTAAAAGGCAAGGGAAAAGAGGACTGCCGAATGTCCTAG